One stretch of Callospermophilus lateralis isolate mCalLat2 chromosome 11, mCalLat2.hap1, whole genome shotgun sequence DNA includes these proteins:
- the Cacng1 gene encoding voltage-dependent calcium channel gamma-1 subunit: MSQTKALKVRVALFCILVGIVLAMVAVVTDYWAVLSPHMEHNNATCEAAHFGLWRICTTRVPVDDIEDKNCGAITLPGEKNCSYFRHFNPGESSEIFEFTTQKEYSISAAAIAIFSLGFIIVGTICALLSFRKKRDYLLRPASMFYAFAGLCIFVSVEVMRQSVKRMIDSEDTVWIEYYYSWSFACACAAFVLLFLGGLALLLFSLPRMPQNPWESCMDAEPEH, encoded by the exons ATGTCCCAGACCAAAGCACTGAAGGTTCGTGTGGCCCTCTTTTGCATCCTGGTGGGCATTGTGCTGGCCATGGTGGCCGTGGTGACGGACTACTGGGCCGTGCTGAGCCCCCACATGGAGCACAACAATGCCACCTGCGAGGCAGCCCACTTCGGCCTCTGGAGGATTTGCACCACGCGAGTTCCTGTGGACGACATTGAGGACAAGAACTGTGGCGCCATCACCCTGCCTGGGG AGAAGAACTGTTCCTACTTCAGACATTTCAACCCCGGTGAGAGCTCAGAGATCTTCGAATTCACCACTCAGAAGG AGTACAGCATCTCCGCGGCCGCCATCGCCATCTTCAGCCTCGGCTTCATCATCGTGGGCACCATCTGCGCACTTCTGTCCTTCCGGAAGAAGCGGGACTACCTGCTGAGGCCAGCGTCCATGTTCTACGCCTTTGCAG GGCTCTGCATCTTTGTCTCCGTGGAGGTCATGCGGCAGTCGGTGAAGCGCATGATTGACAGTGAGGACACCGTCTGGATCGAGTACTACTACTCCTGGTCCTTTGCCTGCGCCTGTGCCGCCTTCGTCCTGCTCTTTCTTGGCGGCCTCGCCCTCCTGCTCTTCTCCCTGCCTCGAATGCCCCAGAACCCCTGGGAGTCCTGCATGGATGCCGAGCCGGAGCACTAG